The Acidianus manzaensis genome has a window encoding:
- a CDS encoding PLP-dependent aminotransferase family protein: protein MAKWGKFLSKESSLLRTSEIRDLLKLTEGKNVISLAGGLPDPSTFPAEDIKSITDYVLENFASRALQYSATAGIPELRKELVNLSNQRGISGITENNIFVTVGSQEALFMLFNLLVDPKDNVFVEMPSYLAALNILRARNPTFHGIPLTDQGPDLDAFENELKRLTANGEKIKLLYIIPTAQNPGGTTLSLDGRKRVLELASKYDFLIVEDDAYGFLVFDGDSPAPIKALDKEGRVIYTGTFSKILAPGFRLGWILADEEIIESVELYKQNVDLHTPSFTQFIAAEAIKRNVIQNNLPKVRQLYREKRDVMLQAIQEYFPKEARWSKPVGGMFVFAWLPNKIDTLNMLPKALEKGVAYVPGSSFYYDYSGRNTMRLNFSFPDKQKLVEGIKILSDVIKSELT from the coding sequence ATGGCTAAATGGGGTAAATTTCTATCTAAAGAATCGTCATTATTAAGAACTTCTGAAATTAGAGATTTATTAAAATTAACTGAAGGTAAAAATGTAATTAGCTTAGCAGGAGGCTTACCAGATCCTTCTACTTTTCCTGCAGAAGATATAAAGTCAATAACTGATTATGTTTTAGAGAATTTTGCTTCAAGAGCCTTACAATATTCAGCTACTGCTGGAATACCAGAATTAAGAAAGGAATTAGTTAACTTATCTAATCAGAGAGGAATCTCAGGAATAACTGAGAATAACATTTTTGTTACCGTTGGAAGTCAAGAAGCCTTATTCATGCTTTTCAATTTATTGGTTGATCCTAAAGATAACGTATTTGTAGAAATGCCTAGTTATTTAGCTGCCCTTAATATTCTAAGAGCTAGAAATCCAACCTTTCATGGTATTCCATTAACTGATCAAGGTCCAGATTTAGACGCTTTTGAAAACGAATTAAAGAGACTTACAGCAAATGGTGAAAAGATTAAATTATTATATATTATACCTACTGCTCAAAATCCTGGCGGTACTACATTAAGTTTAGATGGAAGAAAAAGAGTTTTAGAATTAGCCTCTAAATATGATTTCTTAATTGTTGAAGACGACGCTTATGGCTTTTTAGTTTTTGATGGAGATAGCCCAGCGCCAATTAAAGCACTAGACAAAGAAGGCAGAGTAATATATACTGGAACGTTTAGTAAAATTCTGGCACCAGGTTTCAGACTAGGCTGGATTTTAGCTGATGAAGAAATTATAGAAAGCGTTGAATTATATAAGCAAAATGTTGATCTTCATACTCCATCTTTTACTCAATTTATTGCAGCAGAAGCAATAAAAAGAAATGTTATTCAGAATAATTTGCCAAAAGTTAGACAATTATATAGAGAAAAAAGAGATGTAATGTTACAAGCTATTCAAGAATATTTCCCTAAGGAGGCTAGATGGTCTAAACCAGTAGGAGGAATGTTTGTATTTGCCTGGCTACCAAATAAGATCGATACATTAAACATGCTACCTAAGGCATTAGAGAAAGGTGTTGCTTATGTTCCAGGCTCCAGTTTCTACTACGATTATAGTGGAAGAAACACTATGAGGCTTAATTTCAGTTTTCCTGATAAGCAGAAGCTAGTAGAAGGGATAAAGATACTTAGTGATGTTATAAAAAGC
- a CDS encoding nicotinamide mononucleotide deamidase-related protein, with the protein MRTYTAEIITIGNEILSGRTINTNASHIARRLTSIGFTVRRITTVMDDLQEISSIFREVINRKPLLIVSTGGLGPTYDDKTSEGLALGLNRSLEYNELALNQIKEKYQKLGLELTEERKKMAYLPKDSIPVENDQGIAPGIYTIYDNIEILALPGVPREMENILENFIKKYLKTKPDVKYQEKSILVNKVMESAIAPYIKQLVKKYDLYIKTHPRGYELSNPSLEIQIAGSSSNEEEINKKIDECLTEIKDIVKKLGGVIES; encoded by the coding sequence GTGAGAACATACACAGCCGAAATAATAACTATTGGAAATGAAATTCTTAGTGGAAGAACAATAAATACTAATGCTTCACATATAGCTAGAAGATTAACATCCATAGGATTTACAGTAAGAAGAATAACTACAGTAATGGATGACCTACAAGAAATATCGTCAATATTTAGAGAAGTAATAAATAGAAAACCTTTACTCATAGTATCTACTGGAGGATTAGGTCCTACATACGATGATAAGACTTCTGAAGGACTAGCTTTAGGCTTAAATAGAAGCCTGGAATATAACGAGTTAGCATTAAATCAAATTAAGGAAAAATATCAAAAATTAGGATTAGAACTCACAGAAGAAAGGAAAAAGATGGCTTATTTGCCAAAAGACTCAATACCAGTTGAGAACGATCAAGGAATAGCACCAGGCATTTATACGATATATGATAATATAGAAATTCTAGCCCTTCCAGGAGTTCCTAGAGAAATGGAAAATATATTAGAAAATTTCATAAAAAAATATTTAAAAACAAAGCCAGATGTAAAATATCAAGAAAAATCAATTCTGGTAAATAAAGTTATGGAGTCGGCAATAGCTCCATATATAAAACAGCTAGTTAAGAAATATGATCTCTATATAAAGACACATCCGAGAGGATATGAACTAAGTAATCCATCCTTGGAAATTCAAATAGCAGGAAGCAGTAGTAATGAAGAAGAGATAAATAAGAAAATAGATGAGTGCTTAACTGAAATCAAAGACATAGTAAAAAAACTAGGTGGAGTTATAGAAAGTTAG